One region of Quercus lobata isolate SW786 chromosome 2, ValleyOak3.0 Primary Assembly, whole genome shotgun sequence genomic DNA includes:
- the LOC115976162 gene encoding probable caffeoyl-CoA O-methyltransferase At4g26220, with translation MEQNVENVRAPPKGLLQSDDLYQYILETSVYPREPEFLKELRHVTASHPRAMMATAPDAGQLMAMLLNLVNAKMTVEVGVFTGYSLLLTALTIPEDGKIIAIDVNRETFEIGLPIIKKAGVADKIDFIESEALPVLDQLLQNHENEGSFDFAFVDADKVSYQNYHERLMKLLKVNGLVVYDNTLRKGFVAMPEALVPEHRRQDREISIEFNKFLAADPRIQISHASVGDGITICRRLY, from the exons ATGGAGCAAAATGTGGAAAACGTACGTGCTCCTCCCAAGGGTTTGTTACAGAGTGATGATTTGTATCAG TATATCCTGGAGACTAGTGTTTACCCACGTGAGCCAGAATTTCTCAAGGAGCTAAGGCATGTCACTGCTAGTCATCCAAG GGCAATGATGGCTACTGCACCAGATGCAGGCCAGTTGATGGCCATGTTGTTGAATCTAGTAAATGCAAAAATGACAGTTGAAGTTGGAGTCTTCACAGGATACTCTCTTCTCCTCACTGCTCTTACAATTCCAGAGGATGGCAAG ATCATAGCCATAGATGTAAATCGGGAGACATTTGAGATTGGGTTGCCAATAATTAAGAAAGCTGGTGTCGCAGACAAAATTGATTTCATTGAGTCTGAGGCTTTACCAGTTCTTGATCAGCTATTACAGAAT CATGAAAATGAAGGGAGTTTCGACTTTGCTTTTGTTGATGCTGACAAGGTTAGTTACCAGAACTACCATGAGAGGCTGATGAAACTGTTAAAGGTGAATGGCCTAGTTGTCTATGACAACACACTCCGGAAAGGATTTGTTGCAATGCCTGAAGCGTTGGTTCCAGAGCACAGGAGACAGGACAGAGAGATTTCAATTGAGTTTAACAAATTTCTTGCAGCTGATCCTCGCATCCAAATTTCACATGCTTCAGTGGGTGATGGCATCACAATCTGTAGGCGTCTCTACTAA
- the LOC115976167 gene encoding probable caffeoyl-CoA O-methyltransferase At4g26220, producing the protein MEQNVENVRAPPKSLLQSDDLYQYILETSVYPREPEFLKELRHVTASHPRAMMATAPDAGQLMAMLLNLVNAKKTVEVGVFTGYSLLLTALTIPEDGKIIAIDVNRETFEIGLPIIKKAGVADKIDFIESEALPVLDQLLQNNFIGRNGAKCKKGT; encoded by the exons ATGGAGCAAAATGTGGAAAACGTACGTGCTCCTCCCAAGAGTTTGTTACAGAGTGATGATCTGTATCAG TATATCCTGGAGACTAGTGTTTACCCACGTGAGCCAGAATTTCTCAAGGAGCTAAGGCATGTCACTGCTAGTCATCCAAG GGCAATGATGGCTACTGCACCAGATGCAGGCCAGTTGATGGCCATGTTGTTGAATCTAGTAAATGCGAAAAAGACAGTTGAAGTTGGAGTCTTCACAGGATACTCTCTTCTCCTCACTGCTCTTACAATTCCAGAGGATGGCAAG ATCATAGCCATAGATGTAAATCGGGAGACATTTGAGATTGGGTTGCCAATAATTAAGAAAGCTGGTGTCGCAGACAAAATTGATTTCATTGAGTCTGAGGCTTTACCAGTTCTTGATCAGCTATTACAGAAT AACTTTATTGGAAGAAATGGAGCAAAATGCAAAAAAGGTACCTAG
- the LOC115976164 gene encoding probable caffeoyl-CoA O-methyltransferase At4g26220, whose amino-acid sequence MEQNAKKVPSPSKVILQSEDLYQYILETSVYPREPDFLKELRHVTASHPRAIWATAPDAGQLMAMLLKLVNAKKTIEIGVFTGYSLLLTALTIPEDGKIIAIDVNRETFEIGLPVIKKAGVADKIDFIESEALPVLDQQLHNHGNEGSFDFAFVDADKVNYWNYHERLLKLLKVDGLVVYDNTLQRGFVAMPEALVPEHRKKDIELTIEFNKFLAADPRIQISHASLGDGIIICRRLY is encoded by the exons ATGGAGCAAAATGCAAAAAAGGTACCTAGTCCTTCTAAGGTTATATTGCAGAGTGAAGATTTGTATCAG TATATCCTGGAGACTAGCGTGTACCCACGTGAACCAGATTTTCTCAAGGAGCTAAGGCATGTCACTGCTAGTCATCCAag GGCTATATGGGCTACTGCACCAGATGCAGGTCAGTTGATGGCCATGTTGTTGAAGctagtaaatgcaaaaaaaactattgaaatTGGAGTCTTCACAGGATACTCTCTTCTCCTCACTGCTCTTACAATTCCAGAGGATGGCAAG ATTATAGCTATAGATGTAAACCGGGAGACATTTGAGATTGGATTGCCAGTAATAAAGAAAGCTGGTGTTGCAGACAAAATTGATTTCATTGAATCTGAGGCTTTACCAGTTCTTGATCAGCAATTACATAAT CATGGAAATGAAGGGAGTTTCGACTTTGCTTTTGTTGATGCTGACAAGGTTAATTACTGGAACTACCATGAGAGGCTGCTAAAACTGTTAAAGGTGGATGGCCTAGTTGTCTATGATAACACACTCCAGAGAGGATTTGTTGCAATGCCTGAAGCGTTGGTTCCAGAGCACAGGAAAAAGGACATAGAGTTAACAATTGAGTTTAACAAATTTCTTGCAGCTGATCCTCGCATCCAAATTTCACATGCTTCATTGGGTGATGGCATCATAATTTGCAGGCGTCTCTACTGA